A genomic segment from Fundulus heteroclitus isolate FHET01 chromosome 6, MU-UCD_Fhet_4.1, whole genome shotgun sequence encodes:
- the ubxn7 gene encoding UBX domain-containing protein 7, whose amino-acid sequence MAALGDTSAPGVNGLIQQFTAITGATESVGKHMLEACNNNLEMAVTMFLDGGGMAEEPSTSSSSAASSSRAPPTDEVRAPIPQKQDILVEPEPLFGVPKRRRPARSIFDGFRDFQTETIRQEQELRNGGTVDKKLSTLADLFRPPIELMHKGSFETAKDCGQLENKWLMINIQNVQDFACQCLNRDVWSNDAVKNIIREHFIFWQVYHDSEEGQRYIQFYKLNKFPYISILDPRTGQKMVEWNQLDVASFMEQATGFLAEHGQLDGPPCDAPPAKRARTESLIDASEDSQLEAAIRASLQETHYDSSNAPEAPDSPRSEDESDAEPFSDSEGPISVDGSDSETPAPHEEKSSSGKHTSAASVAAAQQRLHPDSSTSSHRKSPYKENNHSHKKEESKKNHLEPSAPSPLEADSGGNHCSSQAKSAETSSVITTTCDADCPDDNGPKARLMLRYPDGQREQISLSSNAKLLALVRHVQSKGYPNERFELVTNFPRRKLAHLDYDITLQEAGLCPQETVFVQERN is encoded by the exons ATGGCGGCGCTCGGAGACACCTCAGCTCCGGGGGTGAACGGGTTAATACAGCAATTCACAGCAATAACAG GGGCCACAGAGAGCGTTGGGAAACACATGCTTGAAGCATGCAACAATAACCTGGAGATGGCAGTCACCATGTTCCTCGATGGAGGCGGGATGGCAGAGGAGCCCAGCACCAGCTCCAGTTCAGCAGCGTCGAGCAGCAGAGCGCCCCCTACAGA TGAAGTACGAGCACCCATTCCTCAGAAGCAGGACATTTTGGTGGAGCCTGAGCCTTTGTTTGGAG TGCCAAAGCGAAGACGGCCCGCTCGATCAATATTTGACGGTTTCAGAGACTTCCAGACAGAAACAA TCCGTCAGGAACAGGAGCTGCGTAACGGCGGGACGGTGGATAAGAAACTGAGCACTCTGGCAGACCTTTTCCGTCCTCCCATTGAGTTAATGCACAAAGGGAGCTTTGAGACG GCTAAAGACTGTGGACAGCTTGAAAATAAGTGGCTAATGATCAACATCCAAAACGTTCAGGACTTTGCTTGCCAGTGCCTCAACAGGGACGTGTGGAGCAACGATGCTGTGAAGAACATCATACGAGAACACTTTATATTTTGGCAG GTTTATCATGATAGTGAAGAGGGACAGCGGTACATCCAGTTCTATAAGCTGAACAAGTTTCCCTACATTTCTATTCTTGATCCACGCACAG GGCAAAAAATGGTGGAGTGGAACCAGCTGGATGTAGCGTCGTTTATGGAGCAGGCGACGGGCTTCCTGGCAGAACACGGGCAGCTCGACGGGCCGCCCTGCGACGCCCCTCCTGCCAAACGGGCTCGAACA GAGAGTCTGATCGATGCCAGCGAAGACAGCCAGCTGGAGGCGGCGATCCGAGCCTCCCTGCAGGAGACCCACTACGACTCCTCCAACGCACCTGAGGCGCCCGACTCCCCCCGGTCGGAGGACGAATCGGACGCGGAGCCGTTCTCGGACAGCGAGGGACCCATCTCTGTCGATGGCTCGGACAGCGAAACGCCCGCACCGCACGAGGAGAAAAGCTCCAGCGGCAAACACACGTCGGCCGCTTCGGTCGCCGCCGCCCAGCAGCGTCTACACCCTGACAGCTCCACGTCCTCCCACAGAAAATCCCCGTACAAAGAGAACAATCACAGTCACAAGAAAGAGGAGAGCAAAAAGAACCATCTGGAGCCCTCGGCTCCTAGTCCGCTTGAAGCAGACTCTGGAGGCAATCACTGCTCCTCCCAGGCCAAGAGTGCTGAAACTTCCAGCGTCATCACCACAACCTGTGACGCGGACTGTCCTGACGACAACG gtcCCAAAGCCAGGTTGATGCTTCGATACCCAGATGGACAGAGGGAGCAGATCTCTCTGTCTTCGAATGCAAAGCTTTTG GCCCTGGTAAGACATGTCCAGTCCAAGGGTTACCCTAACGAACGCTTCGAACTGGTCACCAACTTCCCCAGGAGGAAGCTTGCCCACTTGGACTATGACATCACATTGCAGGAGGCGGGGCTTTGTCCACAGGAGACTGTATTTGTTCAGGAGAGGAACTAG